A genome region from Anastrepha obliqua isolate idAnaObli1 chromosome 4, idAnaObli1_1.0, whole genome shotgun sequence includes the following:
- the LOC129245154 gene encoding G patch domain and ankyrin repeat-containing protein 1 homolog translates to MHSEAVELHPNWYALSTASFPIKRFVRGLELQSAEDIPNKQKYCSPGETNGVEVQQFYEKLTIKSENNNIRSAPLAPACQSFPAKHSNSLDFDRNKFFRFATSNNVKELARFNYQANNINACDEFGWTALMMAACEGATDAVHMLLESGADKSIKEKSGRTALDFAKQKKHENIAIMLQSEYQDENTHLKRKQCSSVISNVPFYCSLCNLTFSDTSQYQHQTSTLHQFNMKPSKCANKLNKFNISSKNRGLQLMVKQGWDKESGLGPTQTGRLYPIKTVIRKKRSGLGTDQEPARVTHFGANDLQATKHNKSFFLHNKKRRSRNDIRSEKLREWKRERRLRRELS, encoded by the coding sequence ATGCATTCAGAAGCTGTGGAACTGCACCCCAATTGGTATGCACTGTCTACAGCTAGCTTTCCGATAAAACGTTTTGTTCGTGGACTGGAGTTGCAAAGTGCTGAGGATATtccaaataaacaaaagtaCTGTAGTCCAGGTGAAACAAATGGCGTAGAGGTGCAACAGTTTTATGAGAAATTAACaattaaatctgaaaataataacatacGCTCTGCTCCGTTAGCACCTGCTTGTCAATCATTTCCTGCAAAGCACAGCAATTCGTTGGATTTCGatcgtaataaattttttcggttCGCCACTTCGAACAATGTAAAGGAATTAGCTCGTTTTAATTATCAGGCGAACAATATCAATGCCTGCGATGAATTTGGATGGACTGCACTCATGATGGCTGCTTGTGAAGGTGCAACAGATGCTGTTCATATGTTGCTAGAGTCGGGTGCTGACAAAAGTATTAAAGAAAAGAGTGGACGCACCGCTTTGGATtttgccaaacaaaaaaaacatgaaaacatAGCAATTATGCTGCAATCTGAGTATCAGGACGAAAATACTCATCTTAAGCGGAAGCAGTGCTCGTCCGTAATTTCGAATGTACCTTTTTATTGCTCTCTCTGCAACCTAACATTCTCAGATACATCACAGTACCAGCACCAAACATCCACTTTGCACCAATTTAATATGAAGCCCAGTAAATGtgcaaataagttaaataaatttaatatttcctcTAAGAATCGTGGCCTGCAACTTATGGTTAAACAGGGCTGGGATAAGGAAAGTGGGTTAGGTCCAACACAAACCGGCCGATTATATCCCATTAAGACGGTGATACGAAAGAAACGCAGTGGACTCGGAACCGACCAAGAGCCAGCGCGAGTGACACACTTCGGTGCGAATGATTTGCAAGCCACAAAACACAACAAATCATTCTTTTTGCATAATAAGAAAAGGCGTTCCCGTAATGATATCCGTTCAGAAAAATTACGCGAATGGAAAAGGGAACGGCGACTTCGCAGAGAGCTGAGCTAA
- the LOC129245132 gene encoding baculoviral IAP repeat-containing protein 5.2 — translation MDYAQFGNMMEKNRIDSFKKWPFDENSACSVKKMAEAGFYWSGNEREPDTVTCYVCNKTLDGWEPTDDPWKEHSKHAPQCNFVKYGRKEAELTVHEFINLLSVALKARMEQDFKKTIEDFNKWAEKERAKLTLSK, via the exons ATGGATTACGCACAGTTTGGAAATATGATGGAAAAGAATCGCATTGACAGCTTTAAAAAATGGCCGTTTGATGAAAATAGCGCTTGCAGTGTTAAAAAG ATGGCCGAGGCTGGGTTCTATTGGAGTGGTAACGAGCGCGAACCAGACACAGTTACTTGTTACGTTTGCAACAAAACTCTTGATGGTTGGGAACCGACTGATGATCCTTGGAAAGAACACTCAAAACATGCTCCTCAGTGCAATTTCGTGAAATACGGTCGGAAAGAAGCAGAATTGACG GTTCACGAGTTCATTAATTTATTGAGTGTTGCGCTTAAAGCGCGTATGGAACAAGATTTTAAGAAAACCATAGAGGATTTTAATAAATGGGCTGAAAAGGAGAGAGCGAAATTGACACTCAGCAAATAA
- the LOC129245155 gene encoding uncharacterized protein LOC129245155: MFQSEDQKVVEIIKSTEEVADKILVNKQELVELDKRRQETREAIRKVEKNSTNGEKKVWITVGSMLVKLENEKALKLLKNDQMQIEREYNIITSDQKILVNKHRDLEFFSPYSGTHLQPLDRKEFAALKANLPFL, translated from the exons ATGTTCCAAAGCGAAGATCAAAAAGTcgttgaaattataaaatcaacGGAAGAGGTGGCTGATAAAATATTAGTGAACAAGCAGGAGTTAGTGGAGTTGGATAAGCGGAGGCAAGAAACTCGCGAGGCGATACGTAAGGTagaaaaaaattcgacaaatggCGAAAAGAAAGTGTGGATAACTGTAGGCAGCATGCTCGTTAAATTGGAAAATGAAAAGGCgttgaaacttttaaaaaacg ACCAAATGCAAATTGAACgtgaatataatattattacttcGGATCAAAAGATATTGGTTAACAAGCATCGCGAtttagaatttttctcaccCTACTCAGGCACACATTTGCAACCACTCGATCGAAAGGAGTTTGCAGCGCTTAAAGCAAACCTGCCGTTTCTGTAG
- the LOC129245153 gene encoding probable proline--tRNA ligase, mitochondrial has protein sequence MERVSRLFWPVLVTPKNAVAKNLEGISRSQRLLTEMGLVKPAHNGTYQLMPLAQRVIDKCANLVRQQMCAVGGQQISMPVLTPSELWKKSGRLEGDITEFYLVRDRHEKQFLLSPTHEEAVTAMLASIAPISYKQLPLRLFQIGSKFRDELKPRFGLIRSKEFIMKDLYTFDRDAAAALQTYNQLNAAYDTLFQQLEVPFVKVKAATGMMGGSVSHEYHYLASSGEDQLVTCDACGYAANVEATEETNSSKICPHCHCTNVQRVRGIEVGHTFLLNDKYSRPLKATFLQENGKPEFLVMGCYGIGVSRLVAAAVEVLSNESELRWPTLLAPYDLCIIGAKKGSKEEKVANEIENEFCHSLGEIGCAEDVLIDDRNYLTIGKRLIDAKRMGYPVIIVIGSKTTSPTPKVELHLGQATMEIEPKEALAVVAQYIKEKHKLYNTTLNSSQDKHTSKAAVL, from the exons ATGGAGCGGGTCTCGAGATTGTTTTGGCCAGTACTTGTTACACCGAAAAATGCTGTTGCTAAGAATTTGGAGGGGATTTCTCGAAGCCAGAGG CTTCTGACCGAAATGGGTTTGGTTAAGCCGGCTCATAATGGAACCTATCAGCTAATGCCATTGGCGCAGCGTGTAATTGACAAGTGTGCAAATTTGGTACGGCAACAAATGTGCGCTGTGGGTGGACAGCAAATATCAATGCCTGTATTAACTCCATCAGAACTTTGGAAGAAGTCCGGACGATTAGAGGGTGATATAACAGAATTCTATCTGGTGCGTGATCGGCACGAAAAACAGTTTCTACTGAGCCCG acGCACGAGGAAGCAGTAACCGCTATGTTAGCATCCATTGCTCCGATTTCCTACAAGCAATTACCTTTGCGTCTATTCCAAATTGGTTCAAAATTCCGTGACGAACTGAAACCACGATTTGGTCTCATACGTTCAAAGGAATTCATTATGAAGGACCTGTATACATTTGACCGAGATGCAGCAGCAGCATTGCAGACGTACAACCAGTTGAATGCTGCTTACGATACGCTGTTTCAGCAGTTGGAAGTGCCATTTGTAAAAG TTAAAGCTGCTACGGGCATGATGGGAGGCAGTGTATCACACGAGTACCACTATCTCGCTTCCTCAGGAGAAGATCAACTTGTTACATGCGATGCTTGTGGATATGCGGCCAACGTTGAAGCAACTGAGGAAACAAATAGTAGCAAAATATGCCCCCATTGCCATTGTACTAATGTTCAGCGTGTGCGTGGAATTGAAGTGGGGCACACTTTTCTGCTGAACGACAAGTATTCTCGGCCGCTGAAGGCAACATTCTTACAAGAGAATGGAAAACCAGAATTTCTCGTAATGGGTTGTTATGGTATTGGGGTTAGTCGGCTAGTGGCAGCCGCAGTAGAAGTACTTTCAAACGAAAGTGAGCTGCGATGGCCAACACTGTTGGCCCCTTACGACCTATGTATAATAGGTGCTAAAAAGGGTagtaaagaagaaaaagtcgccaatgaaatagaaaatgagTTTTGTCACTCTCTCGGAGAAATTGGTTGTGCTGAGGACGTGCTGATTGATGACCGTAATTACTTAACAATAGGCAAAAGACTGATCGACGCAAAAAG AATGGGTTATCCTGTAATCATTGTAATTGGCAGTAAAACCACTAGCCCAACGCCAAAAGTGGAGCTACATTTGGGTCAAGCCACGATGGAAATTGAACCAAAAGAGGCACTAGCCGTAGTCGCGCAATACATAAAAGAGAAGCACAAACTTTACAACACAACATTG AACTCTAGTCAAGATAAGCATACAAGTAAAGCAGCTGTTTTATAG